From the Shewanella amazonensis SB2B genome, one window contains:
- the cydD gene encoding heme ABC transporter permease/ATP-binding protein CydD, which translates to MDKSLEKQLALWLKSRKAACGPFLLLSVALGLFAGLLLIGQAWLLARMLSAVVMQGETIQALGAEIAALLGLIIARAIVAWARERVSFEAGRRLRTELRAAVLNHLSALGPAFIKGKPLGSWGAVVLEQIEDLHDFYARYLPQLSLAALIPLVILACVFPLNWAAGLILLGTAPLIPLFMILVGMGAADANRKHFAALSRLSGHFMDRLRGIVTLRLFDRAEAEGRAIEKASDEFRSRTMAVLRMAFLSSAVLEFFAAVSLALVAVYFGFSYLGHLDFGHYGQSISLFTGLFVLMLAPEFYQPLRDMGTHYHAKAQAVAAAEALSELLAIDTDTQQGKQPLPHHLDIEARDLCIYSHQGALIAGPLSFSVRQGERLAIVGPSGAGKSSLLHALLGFLPCKGTLTVGGMPFTELDMGQWRGAVAWLGQEPHLFHGSIRDNIAMGRALGDEQIQQLLAKAQIADFVAGSADGLSHAIAEGGGGVSVGQAQRLALARALAGQPQVFLLDEPGASLDVDSERKVMESIMRESEGLSLVMVSHRLEALTQLDRVLVMDGGAIVESGTAIELANANGLFADLLSESGLARSLDIPMCDGELRS; encoded by the coding sequence ATGGACAAATCCCTCGAAAAACAACTCGCTCTCTGGCTTAAATCCCGTAAGGCCGCCTGTGGTCCTTTTCTGCTGCTGAGTGTTGCGCTTGGTCTGTTCGCCGGTTTGTTACTCATAGGCCAAGCCTGGTTACTTGCCCGCATGCTGAGCGCGGTGGTGATGCAGGGCGAAACTATTCAAGCCCTCGGGGCTGAAATAGCTGCGCTGCTGGGGCTAATCATTGCCCGCGCGATTGTTGCCTGGGCCCGTGAGCGGGTTAGCTTTGAAGCGGGGCGCCGTCTTAGAACTGAACTCAGGGCCGCTGTACTAAACCATCTCTCGGCACTGGGACCTGCCTTTATCAAAGGTAAACCCCTTGGCAGCTGGGGCGCCGTGGTGCTTGAACAAATCGAAGATTTACACGACTTTTACGCCCGTTATCTGCCGCAGTTGTCGCTCGCTGCCCTTATCCCTTTGGTGATCCTGGCCTGCGTGTTTCCGCTGAACTGGGCCGCCGGTCTGATTTTGTTGGGGACAGCGCCGCTTATTCCGCTCTTTATGATCCTGGTTGGCATGGGCGCCGCCGATGCCAACCGTAAGCACTTTGCCGCACTGTCGAGGCTGTCAGGGCATTTTATGGACAGGCTCAGGGGCATAGTTACCCTGCGGCTGTTCGACCGGGCCGAAGCAGAAGGGCGTGCCATCGAAAAAGCCTCCGATGAATTTCGAAGCCGCACCATGGCCGTGCTGCGTATGGCGTTTTTAAGCTCAGCGGTTCTGGAGTTTTTTGCCGCTGTCAGCCTGGCTCTGGTCGCGGTTTATTTCGGTTTCAGCTATCTGGGGCACCTGGATTTTGGCCATTACGGTCAGAGTATCAGCCTCTTTACCGGCCTCTTCGTGCTGATGCTTGCGCCGGAGTTTTATCAGCCTCTCAGAGACATGGGCACCCACTACCATGCCAAGGCGCAGGCGGTGGCCGCCGCCGAGGCGCTGTCTGAGCTGCTTGCCATCGATACAGATACACAGCAAGGCAAGCAGCCATTGCCACACCATCTCGATATTGAAGCGCGGGATCTGTGCATATACAGCCATCAGGGGGCATTGATTGCAGGGCCGCTGTCATTCAGCGTCAGGCAAGGGGAGCGCCTCGCCATTGTCGGGCCGTCCGGAGCGGGTAAAAGCAGCCTGCTGCATGCGCTGCTGGGCTTTTTGCCCTGTAAAGGGACGTTAACCGTGGGTGGCATGCCTTTCACCGAGCTGGATATGGGCCAGTGGAGAGGCGCTGTAGCCTGGCTTGGTCAAGAGCCTCATCTCTTCCATGGCAGCATTCGCGACAACATTGCCATGGGCAGAGCGCTTGGCGATGAGCAAATTCAGCAGCTGCTCGCCAAGGCGCAGATAGCGGATTTTGTGGCAGGGTCGGCCGATGGCCTGTCGCACGCCATCGCCGAAGGAGGCGGCGGCGTGTCTGTGGGGCAAGCCCAGCGGCTGGCGCTGGCACGAGCTCTGGCAGGGCAGCCCCAAGTCTTCCTGCTGGATGAACCCGGCGCCAGCCTGGATGTGGACAGTGAGCGCAAGGTGATGGAAAGCATCATGCGGGAGAGTGAGGGCCTGAGCCTGGTCATGGTCAGCCATCGCCTAGAAGCGCTGACCCAGCTCGACCGTGTACTGGTGATGGATGGCGGCGCCATTGTGGAGTCGGGAACGGCGATAGAGCTTGCCAATGCCAACGGCCTGTTTGCCGATCTCTTGTCTGAGTCGGGGCTTGCGCGCAGCCTGGATATCCCGATGTGTGACGGGGAGCTGAGGTCATGA
- a CDS encoding DUF3626 domain-containing protein, whose translation MMPRSPSSQYLAIESLSRYAREERESALGIIRNVLQMSDIAPGRFNAAMQAVAMHGRIALHFHPDRFDSRGLTVAEGLLQDGRYRCQFETHISSGLLSPEIGGARDHWERQFFRELTTDIAARPKYGALDLLLAPNGPAPRFGSCYFLTKPEVLSRATFCFNDSYRNPRDKGTADAFEMVMAALLTESFERRYALGEHGLAPAKLVERLVSTLGEDIVMRFERGLSGNLDHYIEAQIHGPLSLAEDMEALVADPSFRGTEIEPLLRSIAERYQIALYWHSGLCLDVEHVVRDFRGAGMPSLAQRLAIDGNVTAYAIGVAAREVSRFPTRWRARGHKTEVLSELKWLWHLLVRYGAARDERETSFMLDESAPLQENVQAEPGGNDATCVQGTCKEEGFEASVTTEGAHTADAAAAVKDNSAS comes from the coding sequence ATGATGCCGCGTTCGCCGAGCAGCCAGTATCTGGCGATAGAAAGCCTGAGTCGTTATGCCCGGGAAGAGCGTGAATCCGCTCTGGGCATTATCCGTAATGTGCTGCAGATGTCAGACATAGCGCCGGGCCGATTCAATGCCGCCATGCAGGCTGTGGCCATGCATGGGCGAATTGCTTTGCACTTTCATCCGGACAGGTTTGATTCCCGGGGACTGACGGTGGCCGAAGGCCTGTTGCAGGACGGCCGCTATCGTTGCCAGTTTGAAACCCACATTTCGTCCGGTCTGCTTTCGCCTGAGATTGGCGGTGCCCGTGATCACTGGGAGCGGCAATTTTTCCGTGAGCTCACCACAGATATTGCTGCCCGTCCCAAGTATGGCGCCCTCGATTTACTGCTCGCCCCCAATGGCCCTGCGCCGCGTTTTGGCAGCTGCTATTTCCTGACCAAGCCGGAGGTGCTGTCTCGGGCAACCTTTTGTTTTAACGATTCTTACCGCAATCCCCGTGACAAGGGCACAGCCGATGCCTTTGAGATGGTGATGGCCGCCTTGCTGACCGAAAGTTTCGAGCGTCGTTACGCCTTGGGTGAGCATGGCCTGGCACCGGCCAAACTGGTGGAAAGGCTTGTCTCGACTCTGGGTGAAGATATCGTGATGAGGTTTGAGCGCGGCTTGTCGGGCAACCTGGATCACTATATCGAAGCCCAGATCCACGGGCCGCTGTCGCTTGCTGAAGACATGGAGGCACTGGTGGCCGATCCCAGTTTCAGAGGCACTGAGATTGAACCCTTGCTGCGCTCGATTGCAGAACGTTATCAGATAGCCCTTTATTGGCATTCAGGCCTCTGCCTGGATGTGGAGCATGTGGTGCGGGATTTTCGCGGTGCTGGCATGCCGTCGCTGGCCCAGCGACTTGCCATCGATGGTAACGTTACGGCCTATGCCATCGGCGTTGCCGCACGGGAAGTCAGTCGTTTCCCAACCCGCTGGCGCGCACGAGGCCACAAAACCGAGGTGCTCAGCGAACTTAAATGGTTGTGGCATCTGTTGGTGCGTTACGGCGCCGCGCGGGATGAGCGTGAGACATCGTTTATGCTTGATGAGTCAGCACCGCTGCAGGAAAATGTTCAGGCCGAGCCTGGGGGCAATGACGCTACCTGCGTCCAGGGGACATGCAAAGAAGAGGGCTTTGAGGCATCGGTAACCACAGAGGGGGCTCACACCGCGGACGCGGCTGCTGCCGTCAAAGACAATTCAGCGAGCTGA
- the nirK gene encoding copper-containing nitrite reductase → MKNEQQSIEHGVDTNRRQFLGGSVGAGLVGLGLASGLMSSQANATTAGNKAKSDRMANYTADQLERVKQELVPPPMVPKHDQVATGKPKVIEVRLEVEEKQIELENGVFAWVCAFNGSVPGPLIVCHQHDYVELTLVNPKTNVLSHNIDLHSATGALGGGELTLVAPGQEVTFRFKATKAGTFVYHCAPGGIMIPWHVAMGMHGAIMVLPREGLSDGDGNPLHYDRAYYIGEADFYVPKDAQGNYKRYNQLMESMEEVLTTMKTLLPSHIVFNGGVGALTGKHAMPAKVGESVLFIHSQANRDTRPHIIGGHGDYVWAAGSFADRPQRDLETWMVAGGSAAAALYTFRQPGLHAYVNHNLIEAIMKGAAAHIKVDGEWDDNLMVQVRKPSAIA, encoded by the coding sequence ATGAAAAACGAACAGCAATCTATCGAACATGGCGTGGACACCAACCGCAGACAATTTCTGGGTGGATCTGTGGGTGCTGGTCTGGTGGGACTGGGGCTCGCTTCCGGACTAATGAGCAGCCAGGCCAATGCCACCACCGCAGGTAACAAGGCCAAAAGCGATCGCATGGCCAACTACACCGCCGATCAACTGGAGCGCGTAAAGCAGGAGCTGGTGCCGCCGCCAATGGTACCCAAGCATGATCAGGTGGCCACGGGTAAACCCAAGGTCATTGAAGTCCGCCTCGAAGTAGAAGAAAAGCAAATTGAGCTGGAAAATGGCGTGTTTGCCTGGGTGTGTGCCTTCAACGGCAGTGTGCCCGGGCCACTCATTGTGTGCCACCAGCACGATTACGTTGAGCTGACGCTGGTTAACCCCAAGACCAATGTGCTGTCACACAACATCGACCTGCACTCAGCCACAGGCGCGCTGGGCGGCGGCGAACTGACTCTGGTTGCCCCCGGGCAGGAAGTCACCTTCCGCTTCAAAGCCACCAAGGCAGGTACCTTTGTGTATCACTGTGCCCCGGGCGGCATCATGATCCCCTGGCACGTAGCCATGGGGATGCACGGCGCCATCATGGTACTGCCAAGGGAAGGCCTGAGCGACGGTGATGGCAACCCACTGCACTACGACCGCGCCTATTACATTGGCGAAGCCGACTTCTATGTGCCCAAAGATGCACAGGGCAACTACAAGCGTTACAACCAATTGATGGAGAGCATGGAAGAAGTGCTCACCACCATGAAGACACTGCTGCCTTCCCACATAGTGTTCAACGGCGGGGTAGGTGCCCTCACCGGCAAGCACGCCATGCCTGCCAAGGTGGGTGAGTCAGTGCTCTTTATCCACTCCCAGGCCAACCGTGACACCCGCCCTCACATCATCGGCGGCCATGGTGACTATGTGTGGGCCGCAGGCTCCTTTGCCGACCGCCCACAACGGGATCTGGAAACCTGGATGGTGGCCGGTGGCAGCGCGGCAGCTGCACTCTACACCTTCCGTCAGCCCGGGCTGCACGCCTACGTTAACCACAACCTGATTGAGGCCATCATGAAAGGGGCTGCCGCCCACATCAAGGTAGACGGTGAGTGGGATGACAACCTGATGGTACAGGTGAGAAAGCCCAGCGCCATCGCATAA
- a CDS encoding SCO family protein has protein sequence MTNKHTQSAIFIGKSLSILALLLAFAGFQVQAQMPVLKGIGGDFSMQSSKGTQVNLSDFRGKVVMMFFGYTNCADICPTTMAHISQLMQKMPAEERARIQVLFVSIDSDYDTPKHLNKYLSYFDPSFIGLVDERAKIDEVAAMYHADYSKLADDKVTTEYKKLSLERQGSAGKGYLYSHTAKIFVLDPEGRVRGFFYTGTPLDEMQADISSLLNTQAKS, from the coding sequence ATGACAAACAAGCACACACAGTCAGCCATCTTCATTGGCAAATCCTTATCCATACTGGCGTTGCTGCTGGCATTCGCCGGTTTCCAGGTACAGGCACAGATGCCGGTACTCAAAGGCATTGGCGGCGACTTCAGCATGCAAAGCAGCAAAGGGACTCAGGTCAACCTCAGTGACTTTCGCGGCAAGGTGGTCATGATGTTTTTTGGCTACACCAATTGCGCCGACATTTGCCCTACCACCATGGCTCACATCAGCCAATTGATGCAAAAAATGCCAGCAGAGGAACGCGCCCGTATTCAGGTACTCTTTGTCAGCATCGACAGCGATTACGACACCCCCAAACACCTCAATAAATATCTGAGTTACTTTGACCCCAGCTTTATCGGCCTGGTGGACGAGCGGGCCAAAATTGATGAAGTAGCCGCCATGTACCATGCCGACTACAGCAAGCTTGCCGACGATAAGGTCACGACCGAATACAAAAAACTCAGCCTCGAACGCCAGGGCAGCGCCGGCAAGGGCTACCTCTACTCCCATACCGCCAAGATTTTTGTACTCGACCCCGAAGGGCGGGTGCGGGGTTTCTTCTACACAGGTACGCCGCTGGACGAGATGCAGGCGGATATTTCCTCACTGCTTAATACTCAGGCAAAAAGTTAA
- a CDS encoding copper chaperone PCu(A)C, translated as MIFNLKQLLKPALLLALLNTSGVIAGELMVHDAWVRAMPPNARAVPVYLSVHNGSEKDIALTAIETPMGRIELHQSIQQGEMMKMQRVERIEVAAHTMVKLAPMGYHGMLLDMQAPPAAGEKVALTLHFDNGETARIDAPVIAGQGEMMASGHEHHH; from the coding sequence ATGATATTCAACCTCAAACAGCTCCTGAAACCCGCCCTGCTGCTGGCCCTGTTGAATACCTCGGGCGTCATCGCCGGGGAACTCATGGTCCACGACGCCTGGGTCAGGGCCATGCCCCCCAATGCCAGAGCCGTGCCTGTGTATCTGTCTGTGCACAATGGCAGCGAAAAGGATATCGCCCTCACAGCCATTGAAACGCCCATGGGGCGAATTGAGCTGCATCAGAGTATTCAACAGGGCGAAATGATGAAAATGCAGCGGGTTGAGCGCATTGAGGTGGCCGCCCACACCATGGTCAAACTCGCCCCCATGGGTTATCACGGCATGCTGCTGGACATGCAGGCGCCCCCTGCAGCCGGGGAAAAAGTCGCACTGACACTGCACTTTGATAACGGTGAAACCGCCCGGATTGACGCGCCCGTGATAGCCGGGCAAGGGGAAATGATGGCGTCGGGCCATGAGCATCATCATTGA
- a CDS encoding Crp/Fnr family transcriptional regulator, translating into MITDIQTSQIIHQHHLFSPLEPRQLEQLLAGAGRISLSAQEHLFHRQDPAKRFYLVLKGNLQLYITSAQGQLKVLEVVRPNHSFAEALIFNQEPFYPVSAQAVQACELISFDAEAYLAILKQSPDACIAVMAAMSMRLHKDIQEIENLSLQNAENRLLMFLLRHSKPSGDNSGMLTLDVPKRTLASRLSIQPETFSRLIKKMNSEGMIEESRGLINIPDLSRLYESIQQLEPAACGRCPMAMKKAALKQAQAASKVSLNTRALADRIPASVS; encoded by the coding sequence ATGATCACCGACATTCAGACCAGTCAGATTATTCATCAGCATCATCTTTTTTCGCCCCTCGAGCCGAGGCAATTGGAACAGTTGCTGGCGGGAGCCGGTCGCATCAGCTTGTCTGCGCAGGAACACCTGTTTCATCGTCAGGACCCCGCCAAACGCTTTTATCTGGTGCTCAAGGGCAACCTGCAACTCTATATCACCAGCGCCCAGGGGCAGCTTAAGGTGCTGGAGGTCGTGCGGCCAAATCACTCTTTCGCCGAAGCGCTGATTTTCAATCAGGAACCCTTTTACCCTGTGTCTGCCCAGGCGGTACAAGCCTGCGAGCTCATCAGCTTTGATGCCGAGGCCTATCTGGCCATTCTCAAGCAAAGTCCGGATGCCTGCATTGCAGTCATGGCGGCCATGAGTATGCGCCTGCACAAGGATATTCAGGAGATTGAAAACCTGTCGCTGCAAAATGCCGAGAACCGGCTGCTGATGTTTTTGCTCAGGCACAGCAAACCTTCCGGGGATAACAGCGGCATGCTGACCCTGGATGTGCCCAAACGAACCCTGGCATCGCGGTTGTCAATTCAGCCGGAGACCTTCTCCCGACTGATAAAAAAGATGAACAGTGAAGGTATGATAGAAGAGTCGCGGGGACTGATTAACATCCCGGATCTCAGCCGTCTTTATGAAAGTATTCAGCAGCTTGAACCAGCGGCATGCGGGCGCTGCCCCATGGCCATGAAAAAGGCAGCACTGAAACAGGCACAAGCAGCAAGCAAAGTCAGTTTGAATACCCGAGCACTGGCGGACAGAATTCCCGCCAGCGTGAGTTAA
- a CDS encoding DEAD/DEAH box helicase, producing MSFASLGLSAPILKALDHKGYKTPSPIQAQAIPVVLEGRDLLAAAQTGTGKTAGFTLPLLELLSQTQKAGPKQVRALILTPTRELAAQIADNITAYSKYLPLKSTVVFGGVGIGPQITTLRRGIDILVATPGRLLDLHQQNAVSFHGLEILVLDEADRMLDMGFIHDIKRILKLLPAKRQNLLFSATFSPEIRTLAHGLLHNAAEVSVTPRNSAAESVKQWIVPVDKNQKPALLAELTRFYRWQQVLVFCRTKHGANRLVRQMDAEGIKAAAIHGNKSQNARTQALADFKRGAIRMLIATDIAARGIDISELPNVVNFELPHVPEDYVHRIGRTGRAGASGEAASLVCNEEAKQLRDIERLIKQSLPRKEFVGFEPVHGLPPSENQGKSKPGGSKQGAKPGNKSQGRKPQGQSRNAQPKQRQGSRAQEERSQQDKNPSRSEQPRRERRGNDQARSERPHSARAHGDKARSDNARSENGRSDARTDSARNDKPRSDRPNTDRAASNKPRSGNRPQGQGQQRPRSSAKGGERNQG from the coding sequence ATGAGTTTTGCCTCACTGGGCCTGTCGGCGCCCATCCTCAAAGCCCTCGATCATAAGGGCTATAAAACCCCGTCTCCCATTCAGGCCCAGGCCATTCCTGTAGTGCTTGAAGGACGGGATTTGCTCGCCGCCGCTCAGACTGGTACCGGCAAAACCGCAGGCTTTACCCTGCCCTTGCTCGAATTGTTATCCCAAACCCAAAAGGCCGGCCCCAAGCAGGTGCGCGCCCTTATCCTGACTCCCACCCGGGAGCTTGCGGCGCAAATCGCCGATAACATCACCGCTTACAGCAAGTATCTGCCGCTGAAAAGCACCGTGGTATTTGGTGGGGTAGGTATTGGCCCGCAGATCACCACCCTGCGCCGTGGCATCGACATCCTGGTGGCAACGCCGGGCCGCCTGCTGGATTTGCATCAGCAAAACGCCGTCAGCTTCCATGGTCTGGAAATTCTGGTGCTGGACGAAGCCGACCGCATGCTGGACATGGGCTTTATCCACGACATCAAACGCATCCTGAAGCTGCTGCCTGCCAAGCGTCAAAACTTGCTGTTTTCGGCTACTTTCTCCCCTGAAATCCGCACCTTGGCCCATGGACTGTTGCACAATGCCGCCGAGGTATCTGTTACCCCGAGAAACAGCGCCGCCGAAAGCGTCAAGCAGTGGATAGTGCCGGTGGACAAAAACCAAAAGCCGGCCCTGCTTGCCGAGCTGACCCGTTTTTACCGCTGGCAGCAGGTACTGGTATTTTGCCGCACCAAGCACGGCGCCAACCGTCTGGTACGCCAGATGGATGCCGAAGGCATCAAGGCTGCGGCCATCCATGGTAACAAGAGTCAGAACGCCCGCACCCAGGCGCTGGCCGACTTCAAACGCGGCGCCATTCGCATGCTGATTGCCACCGATATTGCGGCCCGCGGTATCGATATCAGTGAATTGCCCAACGTGGTCAACTTCGAGCTGCCCCACGTACCGGAAGACTACGTACACCGCATTGGCCGTACCGGCCGCGCCGGTGCCAGCGGTGAAGCGGCCTCTTTGGTTTGCAATGAAGAAGCCAAGCAACTCAGAGACATTGAGCGACTGATTAAGCAGTCACTGCCCCGCAAAGAGTTTGTGGGTTTTGAACCTGTTCACGGCCTGCCCCCCAGTGAAAATCAGGGCAAGTCCAAGCCAGGTGGAAGTAAGCAAGGCGCCAAGCCCGGCAATAAGAGCCAGGGACGAAAGCCTCAGGGCCAGAGCCGCAATGCCCAGCCAAAGCAGCGCCAGGGAAGCCGGGCACAGGAAGAGCGCAGTCAGCAGGACAAAAATCCATCTCGCAGCGAACAGCCACGCCGTGAAAGAAGGGGTAACGACCAGGCTCGCAGTGAAAGGCCCCACAGCGCCAGGGCTCATGGTGATAAAGCTCGTAGCGACAACGCTCGTAGCGAAAACGGCCGCAGCGATGCCCGCACTGACAGCGCTCGAAACGACAAGCCCCGCAGCGACCGCCCGAACACTGACAGAGCTGCCAGCAACAAGCCCCGCAGCGGCAATCGCCCCCAGGGACAGGGCCAGCAGCGGCCCCGCAGTAGTGCCAAAGGTGGCGAGCGCAATCAGGGCTAA
- a CDS encoding TlpA disulfide reductase family protein produces MSHVEFPLAPELAVSAWLNTPTPLSLEDFRGKPLLIYVFQMLCPACISHGLPQLARVANTFGDDIAIMGLHSVFEHHGVMGPEALQAFVHEYRLRFPIAIDRPAGRIPETMARWGFQGTPTLVLLDADGRVRMQHLGVLEDMKLGKAIGTLLLQDALLAGEVNRPETSDSGLSAGSGPDLCDDRHCQQ; encoded by the coding sequence ATGTCGCACGTTGAATTTCCGCTGGCACCCGAACTTGCCGTCAGTGCCTGGCTCAATACGCCAACCCCGCTCAGTCTTGAGGACTTTCGTGGCAAACCATTGCTGATTTATGTATTTCAGATGCTGTGCCCCGCCTGCATCAGCCATGGACTGCCGCAGCTGGCCCGGGTGGCAAACACCTTCGGTGATGACATTGCCATCATGGGGCTGCACTCGGTGTTTGAGCATCACGGCGTCATGGGGCCGGAGGCGCTGCAGGCCTTTGTGCATGAGTATCGGCTCAGGTTTCCCATCGCCATCGACCGTCCGGCCGGACGCATACCCGAGACCATGGCTCGCTGGGGATTTCAGGGCACGCCCACCCTGGTACTGCTGGATGCGGATGGCCGGGTGAGGATGCAACATCTTGGAGTGCTGGAAGATATGAAACTCGGTAAGGCGATAGGAACCCTGCTGTTGCAAGACGCCCTGCTGGCGGGGGAGGTCAATAGGCCTGAGACTTCAGACTCTGGCCTGTCAGCCGGTTCAGGTCCTGACTTATGTGACGACAGGCATTGCCAGCAATAA
- a CDS encoding MarR family winged helix-turn-helix transcriptional regulator — translation MTSETIQIQQLLERIAALLRGERRNKLVELGLLPVQFDALCYLGECNRYSDTLMALCEYLGQTKGTVSQTLKVLEKKGLIERHADAKDKRVIHLKPSETGLALLAELTQSPLLCALYTEHGFDSRLTSALAALLKQLQQTNGGRAFGVCHQCRYNQSPAEGHFQCGLTGESLSEADTQLICREYEHID, via the coding sequence ATGACTTCAGAAACCATCCAGATCCAGCAGTTGCTGGAACGCATTGCGGCGCTGCTGCGCGGCGAAAGGCGAAACAAATTAGTCGAGTTGGGGCTGCTGCCGGTGCAGTTCGATGCCCTGTGCTATCTGGGTGAGTGCAACCGCTACTCGGATACCCTGATGGCCCTGTGTGAATACCTGGGCCAGACCAAGGGAACCGTGTCGCAGACGCTGAAGGTGTTGGAGAAAAAGGGGCTGATTGAGCGCCATGCCGATGCCAAAGACAAACGTGTGATACACCTCAAACCCTCTGAAACCGGATTGGCGCTGCTCGCCGAGCTGACCCAATCTCCCTTGCTTTGTGCCTTATACACTGAGCATGGATTTGACTCCCGGCTGACAAGCGCCCTCGCTGCACTTTTGAAGCAGCTGCAACAGACTAATGGTGGCCGCGCCTTTGGCGTGTGCCACCAGTGCCGCTACAATCAAAGCCCTGCAGAAGGGCATTTCCAATGCGGCCTGACCGGCGAGTCCCTGTCTGAGGCGGATACCCAACTTATCTGCCGTGAATATGAGCATATTGATTAG
- a CDS encoding TipAS antibiotic-recognition domain-containing protein produces MRPKTRCCVDADTCIRKVVKERVSRKPWLSIFGSGPNGSELNGAEPNGECPKARLPMLAAMYLGDDRFRPFYDRFGEGTAALMHDGLLAYAASD; encoded by the coding sequence GTGAGGCCCAAGACTCGCTGTTGTGTCGATGCAGACACGTGTATACGAAAGGTTGTTAAAGAGAGGGTTTCGCGAAAGCCTTGGCTCAGTATCTTTGGCTCAGGACCAAATGGATCAGAACTAAATGGCGCAGAACCCAATGGCGAATGCCCCAAAGCGCGACTGCCGATGCTGGCGGCCATGTACCTTGGCGATGACAGGTTCAGGCCGTTTTACGATCGCTTTGGCGAAGGCACGGCAGCACTGATGCACGATGGTCTGTTGGCCTATGCCGCCAGCGATTGA
- the yqfB gene encoding N(4)-acetylcytidine aminohydrolase — MHPTKITFYERFEPIILSGDKTITIRDEAESHYVPGTRVAVHTYETDRWFCDIEIGSVTPIQFDALNEEHARQEHLSLKDLKAVIRDIYPELDSLYVIEYRLISASQAG, encoded by the coding sequence GTGCATCCAACTAAAATTACCTTTTATGAGCGGTTTGAACCCATCATTCTCTCCGGCGACAAAACCATCACCATCCGTGACGAGGCCGAGTCACACTATGTGCCGGGCACCCGGGTCGCCGTCCATACCTATGAAACAGACCGTTGGTTTTGCGATATTGAAATAGGCTCAGTCACGCCCATTCAGTTCGATGCCCTGAACGAGGAACATGCCCGTCAGGAACACCTGTCACTTAAGGATTTGAAAGCTGTTATCCGCGACATCTACCCTGAGTTAGATTCACTCTACGTGATTGAATACCGTCTTATCTCTGCAAGCCAAGCGGGCTAA